The Acidobacteriota bacterium genome has a window encoding:
- a CDS encoding glycyl radical protein, which yields MNERVKKLREQSVNTAPYISAERAELITEFYAKNMGNRLSEPVRRALAFKYILENKEICINDGELIVGEKGPAPKATPTYPELCCHSLEDLEILNSRRRTPFIVSDEVRKVYKEKIIPFWRGKTIREAIFSSMSREWLDAFEAGVFTEFMEQRAPGHAILDDKIYKKGLLDLKQEIRRAREALDFFNDPLAYDKDQELQAMEIAADALIRFAERYAEKARELAEKEDDPERRKELTRIAEICSWVPAHPPRDFWEALQMYWFVHLGVTIELNTWDSFNPGRLDQHLYPFYKRGLAEGTLTKERAKELLECFWIKFNNQPAPPKVGITEEQSATYTDFALINVGGLKKDGSDATNELSYLILDVIDEMRLVQPSSCVQLSKKNPDSLLKRALKIIKTGFGQPSIFNTDVIIQEFLRAGKSIEDARSGGPSGCVTISAFGKESCILTGYMNWVKIFEITLNNGVDPNTGKKIGLATGDPTKFKTFAEVMEAYKKQLKHFVDIKIKGNNIIERIYATRMPAPFMSLLFDDCIEKGEDYHSRGPRYRTTYIQGVGVGTLTDSMSAIKYHIFDKKNFTMEELLDALRKNFEGKEDIRLRLVNETPKYGNDDDYADDIMKELFEAYFEVLDGRPNTKGGKYRVNLLPTTVHIYFGQVVGATPNGRRAGMPLSDGISPSQGADTKGPTAVIKSVAKLDHARTGGTLLNQKFMPDLLKDEEGINKLLHLIRAFFKLDGHHIQFNVVSAETLKEAQRKPEEYRNLIVRVAGYSDYFCHLGTDLQNEIIARTEHKTL from the coding sequence ATGAACGAAAGGGTTAAGAAACTACGGGAACAAAGCGTAAACACCGCTCCCTACATCTCCGCAGAGAGGGCGGAACTCATAACGGAGTTTTATGCAAAGAATATGGGCAACCGCTTATCCGAGCCGGTGAGACGGGCTCTTGCTTTCAAATATATCTTGGAGAACAAGGAGATATGCATCAACGATGGCGAACTGATCGTGGGGGAAAAAGGACCAGCTCCAAAGGCAACCCCCACCTATCCCGAGCTCTGCTGCCATAGTCTCGAGGACCTCGAGATACTCAATTCGCGAAGGAGAACCCCGTTCATCGTAAGCGATGAGGTGAGGAAGGTGTACAAGGAGAAGATCATCCCCTTCTGGAGGGGAAAGACCATCCGGGAGGCGATATTCTCCTCGATGTCCCGAGAATGGCTCGACGCCTTCGAAGCAGGGGTGTTCACCGAGTTTATGGAACAGCGGGCACCGGGCCATGCCATCCTCGACGACAAGATATATAAGAAGGGGCTCCTCGATCTCAAACAGGAGATAAGAAGGGCGAGGGAGGCGCTCGACTTCTTCAACGATCCCCTGGCCTACGATAAGGACCAGGAGCTTCAGGCTATGGAGATAGCTGCCGATGCGCTGATCCGGTTTGCGGAGAGGTATGCGGAAAAGGCGAGGGAGCTTGCAGAAAAAGAAGACGATCCGGAAAGGAGGAAGGAGCTTACGAGGATCGCCGAGATCTGTTCCTGGGTACCCGCCCATCCTCCAAGGGATTTCTGGGAGGCGCTCCAGATGTACTGGTTCGTCCATCTCGGGGTAACCATAGAGCTGAACACCTGGGATTCCTTCAACCCGGGGAGGTTGGATCAACACCTTTATCCTTTCTATAAGAGGGGGTTGGCGGAGGGTACCCTGACCAAGGAGCGGGCAAAGGAGCTCCTCGAGTGCTTCTGGATAAAGTTCAACAATCAGCCAGCACCGCCCAAGGTGGGAATAACCGAGGAACAGAGCGCCACCTACACCGATTTTGCCCTGATAAATGTCGGTGGGCTGAAGAAGGATGGCTCAGACGCCACCAACGAGCTCTCCTATCTCATCCTCGATGTGATAGACGAGATGAGGCTCGTTCAGCCGAGCTCCTGCGTTCAGTTGAGCAAGAAGAACCCAGACAGCCTCCTTAAAAGGGCTCTTAAGATCATCAAGACCGGCTTCGGACAACCATCGATATTCAACACCGATGTGATAATCCAAGAGTTCCTCCGGGCAGGAAAATCAATAGAAGACGCAAGATCGGGCGGTCCCAGCGGTTGTGTCACCATCAGCGCATTTGGAAAAGAAAGCTGCATCTTAACCGGCTATATGAACTGGGTGAAGATATTCGAAATCACCTTGAACAACGGGGTAGATCCGAATACGGGGAAGAAGATCGGCCTTGCTACCGGGGACCCCACCAAATTCAAGACCTTCGCCGAGGTTATGGAGGCATATAAAAAACAGCTTAAGCACTTCGTGGACATCAAGATAAAGGGAAACAACATCATCGAGAGGATCTATGCTACCCGGATGCCTGCCCCCTTTATGTCGCTTCTGTTCGATGACTGCATCGAGAAGGGTGAAGACTATCACTCCCGAGGACCAAGATACAGAACCACTTACATCCAGGGGGTTGGCGTAGGCACCTTAACCGATTCGATGTCCGCGATCAAATATCACATATTCGACAAGAAGAACTTCACTATGGAGGAGCTACTCGACGCCTTAAGGAAAAACTTCGAGGGGAAGGAGGATATCCGCCTGAGGCTGGTGAACGAAACCCCAAAATACGGCAACGACGACGATTACGCGGATGATATTATGAAGGAGCTCTTCGAGGCATATTTCGAGGTACTCGACGGAAGGCCCAACACCAAGGGAGGAAAGTATCGGGTAAATCTGCTCCCCACCACTGTCCATATCTACTTTGGCCAAGTTGTGGGGGCAACACCCAATGGAAGAAGAGCGGGCATGCCCCTTTCCGATGGCATATCCCCCAGCCAGGGTGCTGATACAAAGGGACCTACCGCGGTGATCAAATCGGTCGCCAAACTCGACCATGCGAGAACCGGAGGAACCCTGCTCAATCAGAAGTTTATGCCCGACCTATTAAAGGACGAAGAGGGTATCAACAAGTTGCTACATCTCATTCGGGCTTTCTTCAAGTTGGATGGACACCATATCCAGTTCAATGTAGTAAGCGCGGAGACATTAAAAGAAGCCCAAAGGAAACCGGAGGAATACCGCAACCTCATCGTCCGGGTAGCGGGCTACAGCGATTACTTCTGCCATCTCGGCACTGACCTTCAGAACGAGATAATCGCTCGAACGGAACATAAGACATTGTGA
- a CDS encoding (Fe-S)-binding protein has translation MYPEYHLEALPEDVLFRCVKCGLCRSVCPVFDVLRVEPAVARGKLALVEKKVAGEIPERKELLKVLSLCLLCGTCQANCPMSVDYLRIMLPARKELSDTFGVPLTRRLILSAFHPALWQRFLFSLGRILQKIFLRKIPKESGLRLRFPIPFLRYHKIFPPIASRFFIPRYQGENEGEGKIRGKIGFFVGCATNYLLPEVGEKTIALLTKAGFTVVVPRDQVCCGLPASYSGMSKLANKLAQKNISAFEKTDVETIVTACATCGGALKHYYQFKNRKGKEIKVMDITEFIYHHRELFHFLPKEKDSLTTYHDPCHLKKVQGIEEEPRKLLSLSLGEKFKEMKGADLCCGFGGLFSILYPEVATKINQKKIEKIKESGAEVVATDCPGCIIYLREGVMRNRLSIRVRHIVEILSEHLEEEKTASLSSVERKETLD, from the coding sequence ATGTATCCCGAATACCATCTTGAAGCACTACCGGAGGATGTCCTTTTTCGCTGTGTTAAGTGCGGTTTGTGCCGAAGCGTGTGCCCTGTGTTCGATGTGCTTCGGGTAGAACCGGCAGTCGCCCGGGGAAAGCTCGCCTTGGTGGAAAAGAAGGTGGCGGGCGAGATTCCGGAGAGAAAGGAGCTGTTGAAGGTTCTCTCCCTCTGTCTTCTCTGCGGTACCTGCCAGGCGAACTGCCCGATGAGCGTCGATTACCTCCGTATAATGCTTCCCGCGAGGAAGGAGCTTTCCGATACCTTCGGGGTGCCGCTTACGAGAAGACTCATCCTCTCCGCATTTCACCCAGCTTTATGGCAACGGTTTCTATTCTCTCTCGGAAGGATCCTTCAGAAGATATTCCTGAGGAAGATCCCTAAAGAAAGCGGACTCAGGCTCCGTTTCCCCATACCCTTTCTTCGCTATCATAAGATATTTCCTCCCATCGCTTCCCGGTTCTTCATTCCCCGATATCAGGGCGAAAACGAAGGGGAAGGAAAGATACGGGGCAAGATAGGTTTCTTCGTCGGCTGTGCTACCAACTATCTCCTTCCTGAGGTGGGGGAAAAGACGATCGCCCTCCTCACCAAAGCGGGGTTCACCGTGGTGGTGCCGAGGGATCAGGTATGCTGTGGTCTTCCTGCTTCTTACTCTGGGATGAGCAAACTCGCCAATAAACTCGCTCAAAAAAACATCTCCGCCTTTGAGAAAACCGATGTGGAAACGATCGTTACCGCCTGCGCTACCTGCGGTGGTGCTCTCAAACACTACTACCAGTTCAAGAACAGAAAGGGGAAGGAGATAAAGGTAATGGATATAACCGAATTCATCTACCACCACCGGGAGCTATTCCACTTTCTGCCAAAGGAGAAAGACAGCCTTACCACCTACCACGACCCCTGCCATCTGAAGAAGGTTCAGGGGATTGAGGAGGAACCGAGGAAGCTCCTTTCCCTCTCCTTGGGGGAGAAATTTAAGGAGATGAAGGGAGCGGACCTCTGTTGTGGTTTCGGGGGGCTCTTCAGCATCCTCTACCCCGAAGTGGCGACCAAGATAAACCAGAAGAAGATAGAGAAGATAAAAGAATCCGGGGCAGAGGTGGTGGCAACCGACTGCCCCGGGTGTATCATTTACCTCAGGGAAGGGGTAATGCGGAACCGTCTCTCGATCAGGGTCCGCCATATCGTGGAAATCCTCTCGGAACACCTCGAGGAAGAAAAGACCGCCTCCCTATCCTCGGTTGAGCGAAAGGAAACGCTCGATTGA
- a CDS encoding divalent-cation tolerance protein CutA has translation MEKKVIIFTTTETEKEAEKIANALLEDRIAACVNIIPKIRSRYWWQGKIEKSGETLLLIKTKENLVSRVEERIKSLHSYECPEVVAIEISEGSADYLDWIEQTLI, from the coding sequence ATGGAAAAGAAGGTTATCATATTTACCACCACCGAGACGGAGAAAGAAGCTGAGAAAATAGCAAACGCCCTCCTTGAGGATAGGATCGCTGCCTGCGTCAACATCATCCCCAAGATCCGATCTCGCTACTGGTGGCAGGGGAAGATAGAGAAAAGTGGGGAGACGCTTCTCCTCATAAAGACGAAGGAAAACCTGGTAAGCCGGGTGGAAGAAAGGATAAAATCCCTCCACTCCTACGAATGTCCTGAGGTGGTGGCGATCGAGATAAGCGAGGGCTCAGCCGATTACCTCGATTGGATCGAACAAACCCTGATCTGA
- a CDS encoding phosphoglucomutase/phosphomannomutase family protein: MIRFGTSGWRGIIGEEFTFHNLRLLCQAIANILRADGNSEKGVVIGYDTRFLSERFAQEAAKIFTFNRVKTYLTRRDVPTPALSYEVRKRETALGLNITASHNPPEYNGVKLFTGNGATALPEFTDRVEEEVVRVAKEGIRSEYYLSEYYLEEIDPREEYLSLLSERVDLELIRKSGLKIALDLLYGTAREYLDELLLEAGCPLEVLHNFRDPYFGGYSPESKKENLLELRKVLRERDCQLGLATDADSDRFGVLDEGGDYIAPNYILALLFRYLLKSRKMKGGVARSVATTHLIDAIAERSEIEVYETPVGFKYIGELILEDKIILGGEESAGLSIKGHIPEKDGILACLLVAEMASYYKKKLLHLLEDIYREVGRRFFQRKVQISSASHLEKKVKERMSSPPSEFARRKVVKVSDVDGLKLVFEDGSWFLIRFSGTEPVIRLYAEGETPDKVDELIDFGRRYFLEA, translated from the coding sequence ATGATAAGGTTCGGTACCTCCGGCTGGCGAGGGATAATTGGGGAGGAGTTTACCTTCCACAACCTCCGCCTTCTGTGTCAGGCTATTGCCAATATATTGAGAGCGGACGGGAATTCAGAAAAAGGGGTGGTGATCGGTTATGATACCCGCTTTCTATCGGAAAGGTTTGCCCAGGAAGCGGCTAAGATATTTACCTTCAATCGGGTAAAGACCTATCTTACCCGTCGGGATGTGCCAACACCAGCCCTTTCCTACGAGGTGAGGAAGAGGGAGACGGCGCTTGGCTTGAACATCACTGCTTCCCACAATCCTCCGGAATACAACGGGGTGAAGCTCTTTACCGGCAACGGTGCCACTGCCCTTCCCGAATTCACCGACCGGGTAGAAGAGGAGGTGGTGCGGGTGGCAAAGGAGGGGATACGGAGCGAGTACTATCTGAGCGAGTATTACCTCGAGGAGATAGACCCGAGGGAGGAATATCTCTCCCTTCTTTCTGAGCGGGTGGACCTCGAACTAATAAGGAAATCGGGTTTGAAGATAGCCCTCGATCTCCTTTATGGAACGGCGCGGGAGTATCTCGATGAACTTCTACTTGAGGCTGGTTGCCCCCTCGAGGTGCTTCATAACTTCCGTGATCCCTACTTCGGGGGATATAGCCCGGAGTCGAAGAAGGAGAACCTTCTTGAGCTGAGGAAGGTACTTCGGGAGAGGGATTGTCAGCTTGGGCTTGCCACCGATGCCGATTCCGATCGCTTCGGGGTGCTCGATGAGGGTGGGGATTACATTGCCCCAAACTACATTCTTGCCCTCCTCTTTCGTTATCTTCTTAAATCGAGGAAGATGAAAGGGGGAGTGGCGCGGAGTGTAGCTACCACCCACCTGATCGATGCCATTGCTGAGAGGAGCGAGATTGAGGTCTATGAGACCCCGGTCGGCTTCAAGTATATTGGAGAGCTCATCCTCGAGGATAAGATAATCCTTGGGGGAGAAGAGAGTGCTGGCCTTTCCATAAAGGGGCATATCCCGGAGAAGGATGGGATATTGGCTTGCCTCTTGGTGGCGGAGATGGCTTCTTATTACAAGAAGAAGCTCCTTCATCTCCTGGAGGATATCTATCGGGAAGTGGGAAGGAGGTTCTTCCAGCGAAAGGTTCAGATAAGTTCTGCTTCCCATCTGGAGAAGAAGGTGAAGGAGAGGATGTCATCACCCCCTTCTGAGTTTGCCCGGAGGAAGGTGGTCAAGGTGAGCGATGTGGATGGTCTTAAACTCGTCTTCGAGGATGGGAGCTGGTTTCTTATCCGCTTTTCCGGTACCGAGCCGGTGATCCGCCTCTATGCAGAGGGGGAGACGCCGGACAAGGTCGATGAACTCATAGATTTTGGAAGGAGATATTTCCTTGAGGCTTAG
- a CDS encoding GntR family transcriptional regulator, with amino-acid sequence MRKKEIINLKLLREQVYDYLRSEMNKGNLLPGSFINLNRLSRELGISKTPLRDALIQLDSEGFVTILPRRGVLVNRLTLKDIKDSYQIIGALASSVLLEVFDKLSSGHIEKMKKLNLEMQKAIEKDNFDLYYEKNLAFHNVYLDLSQNERLVRWVMTLKQRLYDFPRRKGYVREWEEASIKEHEELIRLIEEGDREGAARFLRDVHWGFEVQKRFIKRYYSFYENEIKEKA; translated from the coding sequence ATGAGGAAAAAGGAAATCATCAATCTTAAGCTATTGCGGGAGCAGGTCTACGATTATCTAAGAAGCGAAATGAATAAAGGAAACCTCCTTCCCGGCTCCTTCATAAATCTCAACAGGTTAAGCAGAGAGCTCGGCATAAGCAAAACCCCGTTGAGGGACGCCCTGATCCAGCTCGATTCCGAGGGCTTCGTAACCATCCTCCCCCGGCGCGGGGTTCTGGTGAATCGTCTGACCCTCAAGGACATAAAGGATTCTTATCAGATCATCGGAGCCCTCGCCTCCTCGGTACTGCTCGAGGTCTTCGATAAGCTCTCCTCCGGCCACATCGAGAAGATGAAGAAACTAAACCTCGAGATGCAAAAAGCGATCGAAAAGGACAACTTTGACCTCTATTACGAAAAGAACCTCGCCTTCCACAATGTCTATCTCGATCTTTCCCAGAATGAGAGGCTGGTAAGATGGGTGATGACACTGAAACAGCGTCTTTACGACTTCCCGAGGAGGAAGGGCTATGTGAGGGAGTGGGAGGAAGCCTCCATAAAGGAGCATGAGGAATTGATAAGGCTGATAGAGGAAGGGGACAGAGAGGGAGCAGCGAGGTTCCTTCGTGATGTCCATTGGGGTTTTGAGGTCCAGAAGAGATTCATCAAGAGGTATTACTCCTTTTATGAGAATGAGATCAAGGAGAAGGCTTAA
- a CDS encoding 6-carboxytetrahydropterin synthase — MKGKKLFLSGFFYASHQLRLPGGRKEPLHRHRFKIEAVVERGRDSFPLPELIRAFEESIRPFDEANVNEIPEFKEELNPSTENMAYYLFGRLERLLPKNCHLRKVTLWETEDSAASYIVVGVL, encoded by the coding sequence ATGAAGGGAAAGAAGCTATTCCTTTCTGGTTTTTTTTATGCGAGCCACCAGCTTAGACTTCCCGGAGGACGAAAGGAGCCCCTTCACCGCCATCGTTTCAAGATAGAGGCGGTGGTGGAGAGGGGGAGGGACTCGTTTCCCCTTCCCGAACTTATCCGGGCGTTCGAGGAGAGCATTCGTCCCTTTGACGAGGCAAATGTGAACGAGATCCCCGAGTTTAAAGAGGAGCTGAACCCCTCCACCGAGAATATGGCTTATTACCTTTTCGGGAGGCTGGAGAGGCTCCTTCCCAAAAACTGCCATCTGAGAAAGGTAACCCTCTGGGAGACGGAGGATTCCGCTGCCTCCTACATCGTGGTTGGGGTCTTATAA
- a CDS encoding glycyl-radical enzyme activating protein: MIKGVIFDIKRYSIHDGPGIRTTVFLKGCPLACFWCHNPESQKPEPELMFWRGRCIGCGRCILACPNKAISSSNGFPTTDPERCKLCGVCVSVCPANAREMVGKEATVDEVMEEVEKDIIFYDESGGGVTFSGGEPLAQPEFLYALLSACKEKGIHTAVDTSGYADTNELLRLIKKTDLFLYDIKLMNEKRHKRYTGVDNELILKNLEVLSSAGSRIFIRIPLIPGINDDRDEIRAIAEFVSRLRGVEEIDILPYHKGGVEKGRRLISRGREFKAQPPSEERISQVVDELRGFGIRVKVGG, from the coding sequence GTGATCAAAGGGGTTATATTCGATATAAAAAGGTATTCCATCCACGATGGTCCCGGCATAAGGACGACGGTATTCCTCAAGGGATGCCCTCTTGCCTGTTTCTGGTGCCACAATCCGGAAAGTCAGAAACCTGAGCCCGAGCTTATGTTCTGGAGAGGGAGGTGTATCGGGTGCGGAAGATGTATCCTCGCCTGCCCTAATAAGGCGATATCGAGCTCAAACGGCTTTCCCACAACTGATCCCGAAAGGTGCAAGCTCTGCGGCGTTTGTGTTTCGGTATGCCCGGCAAATGCCAGAGAGATGGTAGGAAAGGAGGCTACCGTAGACGAGGTGATGGAGGAGGTAGAAAAGGACATCATCTTCTACGATGAATCTGGCGGAGGGGTAACCTTTTCTGGAGGAGAACCCCTTGCTCAGCCCGAATTCCTCTACGCCCTTCTCAGCGCCTGTAAGGAGAAGGGGATCCACACGGCGGTGGACACCTCAGGCTACGCCGACACCAACGAGTTATTACGGCTGATTAAGAAAACGGATCTCTTCCTCTACGATATCAAGCTGATGAATGAAAAAAGGCACAAACGCTACACCGGCGTGGATAATGAACTGATACTCAAGAACTTAGAAGTTCTATCTTCCGCCGGTAGCCGTATCTTCATCCGCATACCGCTAATCCCCGGGATAAATGATGACCGAGATGAGATCAGAGCTATCGCCGAGTTCGTCTCCCGATTAAGGGGGGTGGAGGAGATCGACATCCTCCCCTACCACAAAGGAGGGGTGGAAAAGGGAAGGAGGTTGATAAGCCGGGGAAGAGAATTTAAGGCTCAGCCACCATCGGAGGAGAGGATCTCCCAGGTGGTCGATGAGTTAAGGGGATTCGGAATAAGGGTAAAAGTCGGAGGGTGA